In Oncorhynchus gorbuscha isolate QuinsamMale2020 ecotype Even-year linkage group LG02, OgorEven_v1.0, whole genome shotgun sequence, a single genomic region encodes these proteins:
- the LOC123995262 gene encoding GTPase IMAP family member 7-like isoform X1 has protein sequence MASSKPTDEDSLLTGGQRRSSIRGGRPNLDESQPRRRTWSSELPPNMMFMTRIVLVGKTGAGKSSSANTILGRDAFRSAGRMSSVTKECSKETGEVGDRQVTVVDTPGLLDTNLPELTVKREIAKCVNMSAPGPHAIIVVIKVGPITREEMSTVHKLEEIFGKDAEKHTMILFTCAEGGIEKMLEEANEEFRKILQRLGNRYHVFNNMEKSDRTQVLKLFDKIDEMIKENQGSYYTNYTYQQVNEMLADRERKARDIFEKKMQEKEASLLARYEEALRALLIENLTLEKTVLEKENRIRQLEINRDRDLKETKRYFAALQKDARQLIEQIPDFETLEGSIKQYA, from the exons ATGGCATCATCTAAACCGACCGACG AAGATTCTCTGCtgacaggaggacagagaaggTCCAGCATTAGAGGTGGACGTCCCAATT TAGATGAGAGCCAGCCACGTCGGAGAACATGGAGCTCAGAACTTCCTCCTAACATGA TGTTCATGACCAGAATAGTGCTGGTGGGGAAGACTGGTGCTGGGAAGAGTTCTTCAGCCAACACCATCCTGGGGAGAGATGCCTTCAGATCAGCTGGTCGTATGTCATCTGTCACCAAAGAGTGTTCTAAAGAGACGGGGGAGGTGGGAGACAGGCAGGTCACCGTAGTCGATACACCTGGTCTATTAGACACAAATCTGCCTGAATtgacagtgaagagagagatagcTAAGTGTGTCAACATGTCAGCACCTGGTCCCCATGCCATCATAGTTGTTATTAAAGTAGGTCCCATCACCAGGGAGGAGATGAGCACAGTACACAAACTTGAGGAAATATTTGGGAAAGATGCAGAGAAGCACACCATGATCCTTTTTACCTGTGCTGAAGGAGGGATTGAGAAAATGTTGGAAGAGGCAAATGAGGAATTCAGAAAAATTCTGCAGAGGTTAGGGAATAGATACCATGTCTTCAACAATATGGAAAAAAGTGACCGTACCCAAGTGCTGAAACTCTTTGACAAGATAGATGAAATGATTAAGGAAAATCAGGGTAGCTACTACACAAATTACACATATCAACAAGTAAACGAAATGCTTGCTGATAGGGAAAGGAAGGCCAGGGATATCTTTGAGAAGAAAATGCAGGAAAAGGAGGCATCATTACTAGCTAGATACGAGGAAGCTCTGAGAGCACTGCTGATTGAAAATCTAACTCTTGAGAAGACGGTCCTGGAGAAGGAAAACAGAATCAGACAGCTGGAGATCAATAGAGACAGGGACCTGAAAGAGACAAAGCGTTACTTTGCTGCTTTACAAAAAGATGCACGACAGCTTATTGAACAGATCCCAGATTTTGAGACTTTAGAGGGTTCCATTAAGCAATATGCATAG
- the LOC123995247 gene encoding GTPase IMAP family member 8-like, producing the protein MAESRMTESPHLRIVLLGKTGVGKSASGNSILGRKAFLSKRSLVSVTKDCAEDMCVINGRNISVVDTVGIFSTNSSDGLIEAECKRAMESPVPCVFLVVIKVDRFTKEEQEAVERIEDIVGKEGMERSCILLTHGDMADELTVDEMIQEEGAEDFREAVMKFQGRCYLFDNKIESRDQVDNLLTKLEPLQKTASNMNSENTTESSAERRIVLLGRSGVGKSASGNTILGLRGSEQFRSDCSFNSVTEKSQAKSAVVAGREVKVIDTPGLSKGKHTPQHVFNEMMKSCLLAEEGLHAFVLVIELGRFEKTDDEIIHLLKKAFGKEALKYAVVLFTHGDRLSSQNIEQNIQANEDLKNLVDMCGGRYCIFNNTSMNNERQVRELFTKVDEMVQVNGATAYVGEIVGIARTIMREQRETTTDNSDRLSTAWRRFCDWVVAIWVAVRESFTRFLENTIIFVRTFPHKPAHNYSDLSQTC; encoded by the exons ATGGCTGAGTCAAGAATGACAGAGTCACCGCACCTTAGGATTGTCCTGTTAGGCAAGACCGGCGTTGGGAAGAGTGCATCAGGAAACAGCATCCTGGGAAGAAAAGCGTTTCTGTCCAAACGGAGTTTAGTCTCTGTGACAAAAGATTGTGCAGAAGACATGTGCGTAATTAATGGTCGTAATATCTCTGTGGTGGACACTGTGGGTATTTTCAGCACTAACAGCTCTGATGGACTGATTGAGGCAGAGTGCAAGCGGGCCATGGAAtctcctgtcccctgtgttttCCTTGTGGTAATAAAAGTGGACAGGTTCACAAAGGAAGAGCAAGAAGCCGTGGAGAGAATTGAAGACATAGTTGGTAAAGAGGGAATGGAAAGAAGCTGTATCCTTTTGACACATGGTGACATGGCAGATGAGCTGACAGTGGATGAAATGATTCAAGAAGAAGGAGCTGAAGACTTCCGTGAAGCAGTGATGAAATTCCAGGGGAGGTGCTATCTGTTCGACAATAAGATTGAGAGTCGTGATCAGGTTGACAATCTTCTGACCAAACTAGAACCACTCCAAAAGACTG CTTCCAACATGAATTCAGAAAACACCACGGAGAGCTCAGCTGAGAGAAGAATTGTGTTACTGGGCAGAAGTGGAGTTGGGAAGAGTGCATCAGGAAACACCATTTTGGGTCTGAGAGGATCAGAGCAGTTCAGGTCTGACTGTAGCTTTAACTCAGTAACAGAAAAAAGCCAGGCCAAATCAGCAGTAGTGGCAGGAAGGGAAGTCAAGGTGATAGACACACCTGGCCTCTCCAAGGGGAAACACACTCCTCAGCATGTGTTTAATGAGATGATGAAGAGTTGCCTGCTCGCTGAAGAGGGGCTGCATGCTTTTGTCTTAGTGATTGAACTGGGCAGGTTTGAAAAGACTGATGATGAGATAATTCACTTACTCAAAAAGGCATTTGGTAAGGAGGCCTTAAAATATGCAGTGGTTCTTTTCACACATGGTGATAGACTCAGCAGCCAAAACATTGAACAAAATATACAGGCAAACGAGGATCTTAAAAATCTTGTGGACATGTGTGGTGGCAGATACTGTAtcttcaacaacacatccatgaACAACGAACGGCAGGTTAGGGAGTTGTTTACGAAGGTAGATGAGATGGTACAAGTCAATGGTGCTACAGCCTATGTTGGTGAGATTGTCGGCATAGCGCGCACTATCATGCGAGAACAaagagagaccactacagataACAGCGATAGGCTGAGTACTGCCTGGAGACGCTTTTGCGACTGGGTGGTCGCCATCTGGGTAGCAGTGCGTGAATCTTTTACACGTTTTTTGGAAAACACCATCATCTTTGTCAGAACATTTCCCCACAAACCTGCCCACAATTACAGCGATCTTTCACAAACGTGCTAA
- the LOC123995262 gene encoding GTPase IMAP family member 7-like isoform X3: MASSKPTDEDSLLTGGQRRSSIRGGRPNLFMTRIVLVGKTGAGKSSSANTILGRDAFRSAGRMSSVTKECSKETGEVGDRQVTVVDTPGLLDTNLPELTVKREIAKCVNMSAPGPHAIIVVIKVGPITREEMSTVHKLEEIFGKDAEKHTMILFTCAEGGIEKMLEEANEEFRKILQRLGNRYHVFNNMEKSDRTQVLKLFDKIDEMIKENQGSYYTNYTYQQVNEMLADRERKARDIFEKKMQEKEASLLARYEEALRALLIENLTLEKTVLEKENRIRQLEINRDRDLKETKRYFAALQKDARQLIEQIPDFETLEGSIKQYA, encoded by the exons ATGGCATCATCTAAACCGACCGACG AAGATTCTCTGCtgacaggaggacagagaaggTCCAGCATTAGAGGTGGACGTCCCAATT TGTTCATGACCAGAATAGTGCTGGTGGGGAAGACTGGTGCTGGGAAGAGTTCTTCAGCCAACACCATCCTGGGGAGAGATGCCTTCAGATCAGCTGGTCGTATGTCATCTGTCACCAAAGAGTGTTCTAAAGAGACGGGGGAGGTGGGAGACAGGCAGGTCACCGTAGTCGATACACCTGGTCTATTAGACACAAATCTGCCTGAATtgacagtgaagagagagatagcTAAGTGTGTCAACATGTCAGCACCTGGTCCCCATGCCATCATAGTTGTTATTAAAGTAGGTCCCATCACCAGGGAGGAGATGAGCACAGTACACAAACTTGAGGAAATATTTGGGAAAGATGCAGAGAAGCACACCATGATCCTTTTTACCTGTGCTGAAGGAGGGATTGAGAAAATGTTGGAAGAGGCAAATGAGGAATTCAGAAAAATTCTGCAGAGGTTAGGGAATAGATACCATGTCTTCAACAATATGGAAAAAAGTGACCGTACCCAAGTGCTGAAACTCTTTGACAAGATAGATGAAATGATTAAGGAAAATCAGGGTAGCTACTACACAAATTACACATATCAACAAGTAAACGAAATGCTTGCTGATAGGGAAAGGAAGGCCAGGGATATCTTTGAGAAGAAAATGCAGGAAAAGGAGGCATCATTACTAGCTAGATACGAGGAAGCTCTGAGAGCACTGCTGATTGAAAATCTAACTCTTGAGAAGACGGTCCTGGAGAAGGAAAACAGAATCAGACAGCTGGAGATCAATAGAGACAGGGACCTGAAAGAGACAAAGCGTTACTTTGCTGCTTTACAAAAAGATGCACGACAGCTTATTGAACAGATCCCAGATTTTGAGACTTTAGAGGGTTCCATTAAGCAATATGCATAG
- the LOC123995262 gene encoding GTPase IMAP family member 7-like isoform X2, with protein sequence MASSKPTDEDSLLTGGQRRSSIRGGRPNYESQPRRRTWSSELPPNMMFMTRIVLVGKTGAGKSSSANTILGRDAFRSAGRMSSVTKECSKETGEVGDRQVTVVDTPGLLDTNLPELTVKREIAKCVNMSAPGPHAIIVVIKVGPITREEMSTVHKLEEIFGKDAEKHTMILFTCAEGGIEKMLEEANEEFRKILQRLGNRYHVFNNMEKSDRTQVLKLFDKIDEMIKENQGSYYTNYTYQQVNEMLADRERKARDIFEKKMQEKEASLLARYEEALRALLIENLTLEKTVLEKENRIRQLEINRDRDLKETKRYFAALQKDARQLIEQIPDFETLEGSIKQYA encoded by the exons ATGGCATCATCTAAACCGACCGACG AAGATTCTCTGCtgacaggaggacagagaaggTCCAGCATTAGAGGTGGACGTCCCAATT ATGAGAGCCAGCCACGTCGGAGAACATGGAGCTCAGAACTTCCTCCTAACATGA TGTTCATGACCAGAATAGTGCTGGTGGGGAAGACTGGTGCTGGGAAGAGTTCTTCAGCCAACACCATCCTGGGGAGAGATGCCTTCAGATCAGCTGGTCGTATGTCATCTGTCACCAAAGAGTGTTCTAAAGAGACGGGGGAGGTGGGAGACAGGCAGGTCACCGTAGTCGATACACCTGGTCTATTAGACACAAATCTGCCTGAATtgacagtgaagagagagatagcTAAGTGTGTCAACATGTCAGCACCTGGTCCCCATGCCATCATAGTTGTTATTAAAGTAGGTCCCATCACCAGGGAGGAGATGAGCACAGTACACAAACTTGAGGAAATATTTGGGAAAGATGCAGAGAAGCACACCATGATCCTTTTTACCTGTGCTGAAGGAGGGATTGAGAAAATGTTGGAAGAGGCAAATGAGGAATTCAGAAAAATTCTGCAGAGGTTAGGGAATAGATACCATGTCTTCAACAATATGGAAAAAAGTGACCGTACCCAAGTGCTGAAACTCTTTGACAAGATAGATGAAATGATTAAGGAAAATCAGGGTAGCTACTACACAAATTACACATATCAACAAGTAAACGAAATGCTTGCTGATAGGGAAAGGAAGGCCAGGGATATCTTTGAGAAGAAAATGCAGGAAAAGGAGGCATCATTACTAGCTAGATACGAGGAAGCTCTGAGAGCACTGCTGATTGAAAATCTAACTCTTGAGAAGACGGTCCTGGAGAAGGAAAACAGAATCAGACAGCTGGAGATCAATAGAGACAGGGACCTGAAAGAGACAAAGCGTTACTTTGCTGCTTTACAAAAAGATGCACGACAGCTTATTGAACAGATCCCAGATTTTGAGACTTTAGAGGGTTCCATTAAGCAATATGCATAG